One window from the genome of Drosophila albomicans strain 15112-1751.03 chromosome 2L, ASM965048v2, whole genome shotgun sequence encodes:
- the LOC117563435 gene encoding uncharacterized protein LOC117563435, with protein sequence MKYIPEINYNADDKVWSGQEPPAYFAKDLSVGEVIFHEMQRHLKLIAQISASENTVLTREELLLNSMRVANYLRNMKLEQSDVIGLIARNTTHITAVAYGCFFNAMAFHSLNINFEQEKIEHLFNMTKPKIIFCDGDEYEKVKAATKELNVPIVTMRNHKDGSIGIEEVLKTPVDQFFQPARPELGSKQNLVILCSSGTTGNPKAVTMPNNPADTKIFPFVTTVDVLYSPSTLDWVTGLLVTITSGIRSATRIISDKPFNPSDLLRLIKKYKVTFLMQAPPHMALMINCPEFNEDYLSSILYCIYTGAGCSLEVQQKFRQRLSPQSLFVFSYSFTEFCGVGSINLHFDQKPGSVGRLAGGYKLKILNDQRETLGPNQVGEICLHSGKYWAGYYGNPEESRKLRDSNLWYHTGDLGYVDDDGFLYIVDRKKDMLKYSGLMYYPHEIENVISQMPEVSEVCVFGVVINNEDAAAAAVVRKIGTQLEPQDVIDFVAKNVQAKHKHLNGGVFVLDDLKRTNNGKTDRRATKTYCLDKVVNNVRMKYLPEISYNADEKIWSGKEQPAYFSADLSVGQVIFHEMQRHPKLVAQISDTENTVLTREELLLNSKRVAIYLRNLDLEQSDIVGIIARNTTHIFAVAYGCFFNGMAFHSLNIIYEQETIEKLFDITKPKIIFCDGDEYEKVKEATKHLNLKIVTMRNHKDGSISIDEVLATPVDPFFLPASLEQGVNQTLAVLCSSGTTGTPKAVTVPNANVVKNILPLVTISDVLYVHSTLDWMTGLFAAITTGVQSCLRIISDEPFNPSDILRLIKKYKVTFLGQVPPHMAQMINSPEFDSDYLSSLKFYFYGGTGCSLEVQERIRRCLPPNCVFAFGYAFTELCGGGTGNFHFDQKTGSVGRLLDGVKMKILNEQNEPLGPHEVGEICLYTGRFWAGYYGNPEETRKLRDRNLWYHTGDLGYVDDDGFLFIVDRKKDMLKYNVIMYYPHEIEKVISQMPEVSEVCVFGKPNTLYGDEAAAAIVRKTGVQLDPQDVINFVAKHLQPKHMQLNGGVFIIDSLKYTSNGKTDRRATKAYCLGQR encoded by the exons ATGAAGTACATACCAGAGATCAATTACAATGCCGATGATAAAGTGTGGAGTGGCCAAGAGCCACCCGCATATTTCGCAAAAGATCTTTCTGTCGGAGAAGTCATTTTCCATGAAATGCAACGCCATCTAAAACTCATTGCGCAG ATATCCGCTTCGGAGAATACGGTGCTGACAAGGGAAGAACTCCTCTTGAATTCGATGCGAGTGGCCAATTACTTGAGGAATATGAAACTTGAACAATCGGATGTCATTGGACTTATTGCCAGGAATACTACGCATATAACAGCTGTTGCCTATGGCTGTTTCTTTAATGCCATGGCTTTTCATTCGCTCAACATAAATTTCGAGCAGGAGAAGATTGAACATCTCTTCAACATGACCAAGCCGAAGATTATATTCTGCGATGGCGATGAATACGAAAAGGTAAAGGCTGCCACAAAGGAACTGAATGTGCCAATTGTGACAATGAGGAATCACAAGGATGGTTCCATCGGCATTGAGGAAGTTCTTAAGACACCCGTTGATCAATTCTTTCAACCTGCACGCCCAGAATTGGGAAGCAAGCAGAATTTGGTAATTCTCTGCTCGTCGGGTACAACGGGAAATCCTAAGGCTGTGACTATGCCTAACAATCCTGCTGACACCAAAATTTTTCC ttttgtaACCACCGTGGATGTTCTGTACTCACCGAGTACTTTAGATTGGGTGACAGGATTACTTGTTACCATTACATCTGGAATTCGAAGCGCAACTCGTATAATTTCAGATAAACCATTCAATCCAAGTGATTTATTGCGACTCATTAAGAAATACAAGGtcacatttttaatgcaagCTCCCCCACATATGGCGCTTATGATCAACTGTCCGGAATTCAATGAGGATTATCTGAGCAGTAtactttattgtatatacacaGGAGCCGGTTGTTCTTTGGaagtgcaacaaaaatttCGCCAGCGGCTTTCACCTCAAAGTTTATTCGTTTTTAGCTATAGCTTTACAGAGTTCTGTGGCGTGGGATCAATTAATTTGCACTTTGACCAGAAGCCTGGGTCAGTAGGTCGCTTAGCGGGTGGTTACAAGTTGAAAATTCTAAACGATCAGCGTGAAACTTTGGGACCAAATCAAGTTGGTGAGATTTGCTTGCACTCTGGCAAATATTGGGCCGGATACTATGGCAATCCTGAGGAAAGTCGAAAGTTGCGAGACAGCAACTTGTGGTATCACACAGGCGATTTGGGCTATGTTGATGACGATGGATTCCTCTATATTGTGGATCGCAAAAAGGATATGCTAAAGTATTCAGGCCTAATGTATTATCCCCATGAGATTGAAAACGTTATTAGCCAAATGCCAGAAGTTTCGGAAGTTTGTGTTTTCGGTGTCGTGATTAATAATGAAgacgccgctgctgcagcagttgtAAGGAAAATTGGAACCCAATTGGAGCCTCAGGATGTTATTGATTTTGTGGCGAAGAATGTGCAGGCTAAGCATAAGCATTTGAATGGCGGTGTCTTTGTGCTTGACGATCTGAAGCGGACAAACAATGGCAAAACAGATCGACgtgcaacaaaaacatactGCCTAGATAAGGTAGT AAACAACGTTAGGATGAAGTACTTGCCGGAAATCAGCTACAATGCCGATGAAAAAATATGGAGTGGAAAGGAGCAACCTGCATATTTCTCAGCCGATTTATCAGTTGGCCAAGTTATTTTCCATGAAATGCAACGCCATCCGAAACTTGTAGCTCAG ATTTCTGATACGGAAAATACGGTGCTGACAAGAGAGGAACTCCTCTTGAACTCAAAGCGTGTAGCTATCTACTTAAGGAATTTAGACCTTGAACAATCGGACATAGTTGGAATCATAGCAAGAAACACAACGCATATATTCGCTGTTGCCTACGGCTGTTTTTTCAACGGCATGGCTTTCCATTCGCTCAACATCATTTATGAGCAGGAAACGATAGAAAAACTGTTTGATATCACCAAACCAAAGATCATTTTTTGCGATGGTGATGAATACGAGAAGGTGAAAGAAGCCACAAAACATTTGAATCTAAAGATTGTTACAATGAGGAATCACAAAGACGGTTCCATTAGCATTGATGAAGTGCTTGCCACACCAGTTGATCCATTCTTCCTACCAGCAAGTCTCGAGCAGGGAGTTAATCAAACCTTGGCTGTTCTCTGTTCCTCAGGAACTACTGGTACACCCAAAGCCGTCACAGTTCCTAACGCAAATGTCGTGAAAAATATTCTACC CCTCGTGACTATTTCCGATGTTTTGTATGTACACAGTACTTTGGATTGGATGACAGGTCTTTTCGCAGCAATTACGACTGGAGTTCAAAGTTGTCTACGCATAATATCGGATGAGCCTTTTAATCCCTCCGATATATTGCGACTGATTAAGAAGTATAAAGTTACGTTTTTAGGTCAAGTTCCTCCGCATATGGCACAGATGATTAACTCCCCAGAATTTGACAGCGACTATTTAAGTAGTCTAAAGTTTTATTTCTATGGAGGGACCGGATGTTCTCTTGAGGTTCAAGAGCGCATTCGTCGATGTCTGCCGCCAAATTGTGTATTTGCTTTTGGATATGCTTTTACAGAGTTGTGTGGTGGAGGAACTGGGAATTTTCACTTTGATCAAAAGACAGGTTCAGTTGGACGTTTATTGGACGGCGTCAAGATGAAGATTCTCAACGAACAAAATGAACCCTTAGGTCCGCATGAGGTTGGTGAGATCTGCTTATACACCGGAAGATTCTGGGCAGGATATTATGGCAATCCTGAGGAAACTCGCAAATTACGAGATAGAAACTTGTGGTATCACACTGGAGATTTGGGTTATGTCGATGACGATGGATTCTTATTTATCGTTGATCGTAAAAAGGACATGCTCAAATATAATGTCATTATGTATTATCCACATGAAATTGAGAAAGTAATTAGTCAAATGCCAGAGGTGTCGGAAGTCTGCGTTTTTGGTAAACCAAATACTCTTTATGGAGatgaagcagctgcagcgatTGTTAGAAAAACTGGAGTTCAGTTAGATCCTCAGGATGTTATTAACTTTGTGGCGAAACATTTGCAACCGAAACATATGCAGCTCAATGGTGGCGTCTTTATAATTGATAGTCTGAAATATACTTCCAATGGTAAAACAGATCGCCGGGCAACAAAAGCATATTGCTTGGGCCAGAgatga